A stretch of DNA from Terriglobales bacterium:
TGAATGTCGCTTTGCTGGCGCAAATCGCGCAGCAGCTCCGCCAACTGCGCATCGATGAGTTGCTGCGATAGGATCTCTTCAATCTGCTGCGAAACCTCCGCCAGCGGCACCGCCGGGGCGCCCTTCTCCTTCAACTCCGGCAGCAGCTTTTCGTTGTAATAGGTCGTGATGTTCCGCCGGTCCACGTGCACCGTGGGACGCAGCCTGATATCAATGAAGCGCAGCATCTCCGCCTGGTCGGCAACGCGCTCCTCGACCTCTTTCTGCGTCAGGCCATAACGGCCCAGCGCTGCTTTCCATCCCTCATCGCTGGCTGCGCCCGGAATCTGCTTGCGGATCTCTTGCAGACGGCTGTGCACCTGCTTTTCGTCGGCGGGTTTCAACTGGAAGCTGCGGATCTGCTGCCGCAACAGCTCCTGGTCCACCAGTCGGTCCAGCGTGGCGCGCGCCGATTCCGCCGTGAATTGCAGCGGACGCTGGTCCAGCAACGCCTCGCAGCGCATGGCCACTTCCCAATCGCTTTGCAGGATGGGCTGCCCGTTCACCGTGGCGACGACGCGGTCGATAATCTCGCCCGCCATGATTCCGGCGCACATCACTGCCAACACGACGACTTGGAGCATGCGCCGCATCAGAAGGTCTGCCCCACACTGAAAAAGAAGTTGAAGTGACTGCTCTGTTGGAAACGGAACGGGGCAAAGTTATTGGAAGCGTCCGGGTACACGGGGAAGAAGGGCGGGTTCAAGTTATAGCCAAAATCCAGGCGCACCGGCCCAATCGGCGTACGGTACCGCAGCCCTCCGCCCAGCGCGTGCGAGATGTAACTGAAGTCGCATTGCTTGCCGGTGGCGGCCTGCATGCAAAGGTCGGGATGCGGCTGCGACCAGCGAAAGATGCTGTGCGCCAGGTCATTAGTGCGAGCAAAGACGTTTCCCGCGTCATGGAATATGACAAATCCCATGTTGCTTCCAATCCAGGGCAAGGTCACGGTCGGCGTGCGCAGTTCAAGACTGTTCACCAGCATCGCGTTTCCGCCCAGCGGTTCGCCCGTCGTCAGGTCGCGTGGTCCCGCCTGGTTGATGGCAAAGCCGCGCAGCGAGTTCCCGCCGCCGGCGAAGAAGCGCTCCGGCAGAGGCACCTGCACCGTGTCGCCAAACGGTTCGGCCACGCCGATGCGCAGGTTGCGCGCGAAGACCCAGCGCCGGGCGTGGAAGGGATGATACGTCGTATTGGAGCCGAGGAAGCGGCCGAATGCGGCTTCCGACCCGAAAATTCCCGAGGCTACGCCGGTATCGAAGCTATTGTAATTTCCATTGTGAGTGTCAATGGGATCGTCGCGGCGGTCGCGGATGTAGGTCAGGCTAGGCATGCCGACGCGCACGGGTTGGGAAAACAGTGGTATCAGGGAAGGTGAAATCACCAGGTCCGAAGCGCGCACCCGGAGGTAGGTGAAGCGATAAAGCAGGCTGGTGGCTTTGCTGACGACTTGCTCCAGTTGGGTGGAACCTCCCAGCCGCTGCGAGGTGAACGTCCGCACGTCGAGAGAATTGTCGTAGAAGGCGCTGACGGTCAGCCGCAGGTAGTCCGTGGCCAGGAAGCGGGGCGCGTCGTAACTGAGCAGAGCGCGCTGTTCCAGTCGGCCGACGTGGGAACTGAAGCTGATGGTGTGCGCCCGGCCGGCGAAGTTCAGCCGGGTGACGTCGAAGCTGACGCGCGGGCTGGCCCCGGTCGTTCCCGTCGGAATCTGCCGCGTCCCGAAAGCGCCGCTCTGCACCTCGATGCCAAGGCCGTAGGTGAAATTCCACCGCCGCGCTTCCTCGAACTGCAGGAAGACATCCTTGTTTCGCGCCTGCCCGTCGGGGTTCTGCACCGCCATGTTGACGGCGTTGAAGACGCCTAGATCATAGAGGCGGCGCTGCGTGTCTTGCAGCTGCAACTGGCTCAGGGATTCACCCGGTTTGAGCTGATACTGTCGCACCACAATGCCCGGCTTGGTGTAGTGCAGCCCGGAGGCAAGAATTCGGTCGACAAAAACCTGCGGCCCCTCTTCGATGGTGTAGCTGACGTCCTGGCGCGTGGGATTGTCCGCCACCGGCTTCACCGCCCAGGTAAACACCGCGTCCGGGAAGCCATGGTTGAAGTAGTAATTCAACACGCTGTCGCGGTCCTGCGCCACGTTAGTTTCAGAATACGGCTGGCCCTCCGCCGTGGTCAGTAACGGGCGAAGCTGGTCTTCGGTAACCGCGTGGTTCCCGGTGATGGAAAGCGAAGATACCAGCGTCTGCGGCCCTTCTACGATGTTGATAAAGACCGCCATCCGGCCCCTCTGGCCGCGGTAGTCGTCCTGGAAACCACCCGTCACCTTCACCTGCTCGAAACCGTTGGCCACGTAGAGGTCGCGGACATTGGCAACGTCGCGGTTCAACAATTCCTGGCTGAAACGTCCGTGACGCATCAACAGGCTGGCCTGCTGGATGGCCATGCGCTCGCGGATCAGGCTGGCCGCGAAGTATTTATTGCCCTCAATGGTGATGTTCGTCAACTCGTGTTTCACGCCCCGCTCGACCGTGTAGAGGACTTTCACTTCCTGGGGCTTCTCCGGGTCGTCGCGACGGGTGAAATCCACTTCGGCGTCGAAATATCCCTGCGTCTGCAGGTAATCGCGAAGATTGCGGCGGCCTTCGTTCAGCAGGTCGTCATCGACGGCGTGCTCCTCGTATACCGGCACATAGCGCCGCAACTTGCCCCGGGTGATTTCGGCGCCGGAGACCGAGATGTCGACCACCGGCCCACGCACGATGCGGAATACATAGTCGAGTCGGTTGCTGTCAGGATGGTAACGCCGATCGACAACGCTGATCTGCGCTTCCAGCCGTCCGTTCTTGGAGTACTGCTTGCGAAGCCGGGTGAGGGCGCGCGTAACGTGCTCGGCCGTGACCGCATCTCCCGGGCGCAACTTCGAAATTCGCCGGATCTCGTCGTCTCCCATCCCCGGACTGCCGGTGACGCTCACCTCCCCGACCCGTGCCACACGACCGGGGGTCACGCTGAAATGGATGTTGATCTGCTGCGACTCGGGATGGCGCTCCTCGCTGGCCGTGACCTCGGCGTGGTAATAGCCGTTTTCAGCGAGCAGGCTCTTCATGCGCTGGATGGCCTGCTCCAACGCGGCGGGGGTGTAGAGCCTGCCCAATTCCAGCTTGCTGGTATCTCGCAACTGGTTTGCGCTCGGCCGGCGGGGCGCGCCAAACACCGTGATCGACCCGATGAACAGGTTTTCGGTGGCGATGAACACCAGCGAGACTTCGTTCTGCGCCTTGCGCTGCGCCTCCACCTGCACGTCGGCAAATAACCCGGTGGCATAGAGCGCACGCACCGTGCGGCCGAGTTTCTGGCGATCCAGGGGCTGGTCCAGGTTCGGCGAGACGAGTTGCCGGAGGTTGGTCATGATGGCGGCATCCGTGGTAACGCCGCGAAAGTCGATGCTGGAGACCTTCAGGCCCTGGTAGCTGCTGCCTGCGCTGAGCGCCGGCACCATGGAAGCGTTAATGGGCGCCCTGGCAGGGGGATCGCCGACCACCGGCGCGCGCTCCTGCGCCCTGGCCGACACCAATGCCAAGACCACGGCGAATACGCCGACGGCCCCGCGCCAGGGCGCGAGTTCCCGCGCTTCACGGATCAATACCATGGTTGTCGGCAAGCGGCGCCAGCCGGCACCGCACCTGTCCAGATGCTTTTCGATGAGCCTCGGCGACAAGCCGCCTGCCCTGCTTTGGCCGGGAACTCAGCGCTGTCGCCACTTATAATACTTTGAGAACCCCCCAGGACTGAGAATGTCGTTAACTCCCGAGGAACGGTACTCCCGGCAGGTGCTGTTTCAGGGCATCGGCAGCGAAGGGCAACGGCTCATCGGTGCCTCGCAGATCGTCATGGTTGGCTGCGGCGCCACCGGCTCCGCTACCGCCGGATTGCTGGCGCGGGCGGGCGTGGGAAAGATCCGCATCATTGACCGCGATTACGTCGAGCCCAGCAATCTGCAGCGTCAGTCCCTGTTTGATGAAGCCGATGCTGCCGAGTCCTTGCCCAAGGCCATCGCGGCGACGCGAAAAATTGCAGCCTTCAATTCCGGCGTGGTGGTGGAAGGGCACGTCGCCGACCTGACGCCCGCCAACATCGAGGATTTGCTGGGCGGGGCGCAGCTGATTCTGGACGGAACCGACAATTTCGAAACCCGCTATCTGCTGAACGACTACGCGGTGCGCGAGCGCGTTCCCTGGATCTATGCCGCCGCCGTAGGCAGCTACGGCGTAACCATGAACGTACTGCCCGGCGAAACTGCGTGCCTGGCTTGCATGTTTCCCGAGTCGCCGCGGGGCACCTTCGAAACCTGCGACACGGCGGGAATCCTGAATTCGGCGGCCGCCACGGTTGCGGCCATCGAGGCCACCGAGGCGCTGAAATTCCTGGCCGGGGCGCGCCAGGCCATGCGGTGCACACTGTTGTCGTTCGACCTTTGGCGCAACCAGCGCTCCGAAATTTCGGTGCAACAAGCCCGCCAGGATTGCCGCGCCTGCGGCGAGCGGAATTTCATTCACCTGGCCGGCAAAGGACGACCGCACATCACGCTGTGCGGCCGCAATTCCGTGCAAATCCACGATCACCAAAGGCCGATTGACTTCCGCGAGATCAGCCAACGACTGCAAGCGCACGGCACGGTGCGCCACAATGAGTTCGTCCTCAAGTTCTGGCGCGACCCGTATGAACTCACGCTGTTTCCGGACGGACGCGCCATCATCAAAGGCACCACCGACACCGCCATTGCCCGCAGCCTCTACGCCAGATTTGTCGGATCCTAAGCTCCTTGAGCCTTGTGCCTTTGCACTTTCTGAGTTCCTGGCATCCCCGCTTATCGATCGGTAATCCTACTTACAAGGTCAGAGGGTGCGGGTGCGTCTTCAATCAGGCACTCTGAACCGAGGAGTCGGTTATGAAGCGTTTTTTGGGTTTGATCGTGTTGCTGGCAGTCTCGGTATGGGCAGCGGCGCAGGCGGCGCCATCGGGCGGTGCGGCAACAGGGTCCATGGGCGCCACTCCGGGGATGGCAGGAAGCACCACTCCGGGAGGCCCGGGAGCGACACCAGGTATGGCGGGCAGCACCGCTCCGAGCACAACCGGGGCGCCAACCGGAGCCAATGGGGTCGCGACACAAGGTTTCGGCGGCACCACGAGCAGCCTGAATACCAGCACCGGAACGGCTTTCATCAGCGCGCCGGCTTCGATTCCAGTCGTGGTCACTCCGGAGCTTCACCTGGGCTCAACCGTGACCGCCATCGGCGCCACCAATGCAACCCCGGGCAACACTGCCGGTGCGATGACTTCGACCGCCCAGGTACCCGTCTCGCCGCGCGTCATTACCACCGTTCCGCAGTTCTCGTTCGCCGGGGCCAGCGTGGTGGAAACGCTTCCACCGCAGCAGACCACCGTCGCGACGTCGCCCAGTTTCAATAGCGGCGTCGGGATTGTCGGGAACGCATCGCTGTTTGACCGCGGAGTTGGCTCCGGATCTTCCCTGGTGGCAGGCGGCAATCTGGATGGCAGAAGCCTGGGAGAAGTCGCGCGAGAGAACCGCCAGCAGGTGGCAGGCGCTAATGCCCACGTGTACACCAACCAGGACATCGACCGCATCAATGCCCAGCCCGGAACCAACGTGGGCGGCCTGTCCGGCGCTGCCGTGGGGGCGGGTAATGCGACCGGCACCACGCAGCAAAACGGCAATATGCCCGCGGTCTCGCAGCCGACCACAAACCCGGCGCCGGCACCGGGTGTAAGCCAGCCCGGTCCGCCGTCCAACAGCACGCCGCCGCGCGACCAGAGCCAGGCAGGTTCGCCGGGAGGGACGCAGATGGCACAGGCCAATGTTCCCTCGAATCCCGCTGACCAGGACCAGTCGCCGGTGAACAATGGGCGGCTTCCCGCCGGCGGCTCCATCCTGCCTTTAACGGCGTTGGTGGGATTCCTTGCCGCCGGAGCGGGACTGCTCTCGAGGTAGGCCGCAGGCTTCAGGTTTCAGCAGTTCAGGCTTCAGGCTCCCCGGCCTGGAGCCTTTCTTCTGATATCCTCACGCTTTCCGCCCTCGCGGAATCCGCATGAGCGATTCCACCGCGCATCCTGCCAATCTCAACCCGTCATCCGTCGTGACGAAACCGGAACCGTCCCGCTTTTACCGTTGGGCAGTGCTGGCGATCATCAGCGTGGCGATGTTCGGCAATTATTACGTGTACGACTGCATCGCTCCCGTTGCCGACCTGCTGGCCACACAGCTCCACTTCTCCGATTCCGCCATCGGGTTGCTGCAGGCGATTTACAGCATCCCGAACGTGTTCATGGTGCTGGTCGGAGGAATCCTGGTGGACAAGCTTGGACTGCGCAAATCCACCTTCATTTTTGGCGCGTTGTGCACCCTCGGAGCAGCGGTAACGGTGACGTCTCCGCAGCTGCACGTGATGGCTGCGGGACGCCTGATCTTCGGCCTGGGCGCGGAATCGCTGATCGTAGCGATCACCACCGGGGTCGCTAAATGGTTTCGCGGCAAAGAACTGAGCTTCGCCTTCGGAATCAATCTCATGATCGCGCGCTTCGGGTCGTGGCTGGCGCAGAACTCGCCGACCTGGGCCAAGGGCGCCTACACCAACTGGCGCTCGCCGCTGCTGATCGCGGTCGCTTTTGGCGCGCTCTGCACCATCGGCCCGCTGATTTACTGGGTCATGGAAGTCTATGCCGAGAAAAACTATTCCCTCGGACGCGCCGGCGAGACCGACAAGGTTGACCTGAAGGAATTTTCACGGGACTGGAAGCGGCGCGATCCGGTCTGGATCGTGCTCGTCCTGGCGCTCATTGCCGTCGCTGTTTATCCCAAACACGACTGGACCTATTTCTTCTGGGCGGTGGTGACCGTGGTGGGAACGCGGCTGCTGATCACCAGCCGCCGCATGTTCGGCATCTCTTATCTCTACATCGTGCTGCTGTGCATCACGTTTTACTCGGCGATTTTTCCCTTTGAAACTTTTGCCATCAAGTTCTTCATTGACGCGCACCACACCTCGCGCGAGCTGGGCGGATTCCTGGTCAGCATTCTTACCTTGTTCACCATGTTCGGCACGCCTGCCTTCGGATTGATGGCGGACAAGATCGGGCGGCGCACGCTGCTGATGATCACCGGCTCCTTCCTGCTGATCCCGGTTTACCTGATGATGGCCTATACCAGCATCTCGCTGTACGTGCCGATGGCCATGATGGGCGTGGCTTTCTCGCTGGTCCCGGCGATCCTGTGGCCTTCGGTGGCTTACATCGTGCCGCAGGCGAAGCTGGGAACGGCGTACGGGCTGATGACCATGATCCAGAACATCGGGCTGGCGGGATTCAACCTGATGATCGGATGGGCCAACGATCATTCCCATGCCGGCGCCGACAATCCTCACGGCTACGCGATGGGCATGTGGATCTTTTCCGCGCTCGGGTTCTTCGCGGTGTTCTTCTCGTGGCTGCTGCGGCGCAACGAGATGGGACCAAACGCGCACGGGCTGGAGACGATCACCGCCAAAAGCTCGTAGCGGTCAACGGCTGGCTCGGTCCGGGGAATCGCAATCCGCAATATTCAGTGATCTTTCCATGCGCCGGCTGTGGTGTCGCTCACGCGCCCTTACGCTTCAACATCAAAACCATGTCGCTGTACGATTCCGCGATCAGGTCTGGTTCGGCGACCGCGAATTGCCGCATGTAGTCGCGGCACTGTTCGAGCAGGCTTGCCTGATCGGATTGCTCGTCGCCCGCCGCCTCGATTTCCACAAACGATCCCAGTTCCTCAACCGTGTCGATGTGAAACTTGATGTTTTCGACGTAGTAGATCTCCCGCTGCTTGTCGACCACCGCAAGCACGCCGAATACTCTCGACAGAATCTCCTTCAAACCGGGGTCCGGCTTGACCGCGTAAAGCAGCACGTCGCTGGTCTTCGGAGTAGCCTGGTTGCCGCGCCGGTACGAAATCAATGAATTTTCGATGTTTCCTTCGCGCAGCTTCAAACGCCCTTCGCGCACGCAGAAATAGGTATCCACCTGGTGGTCAAGACCGGCAAACCGCGCCTGGCGCGAGCGCAGCAGGTTGCGCACTCGATCGGGGTGGTGGCAGCGGGCCTTGATTTCAACGTTGATTACGCGCATGGCCGTGATTACCGGGACTGACCCACTGAAATGGTACTATCCCGCCGAGCGAATAGTGAATCGCTTTGCGGGCAACCAAAGTTGCTGTTTTACTCTCCATACTTCAGCCGCATTGCCATCGCGGCTGCATCCGAGATTCGTGCATCTAAGCATGGCAGGCCCCTGTACTTGCCCGGTTCTGGGCACTTGTAACTGGAAGTGATACAACGATCAGCTACTTAGCCGCATCACAAAATAGCGGCCTGAAGAAGGCTTTGACACAACAAAAGAAAACTATTGCCTCCGGGCTCTCGGAAGCAGAAGCGATCGATAGAGCCAAGCAGGGCGATGCGGAGTCGTTTGAGGGTCTGTACGGCCTGCACAAGCGCCGTGTCTACTCGCTTTGTCTGCGCATGACCGGCAACACGGCCGAGGCGGAGGACCTGACGCAGGAGGCGTTCCTGCAGCTCTATCGCAAGATCGCCACCTTCCGCGGCGAGAGTGCCTTCTCCACCTGGCTGCATCGGCTCGCCGTCAACGTGGTGCTCATGCACCTGCGCAAGAAAGGCCTGCCGGAGGTTTCGCTGGAAGAAAGCCTGGAGCCGCAGCAGGAGGACGGCCCCAAGAAGGACATCGGTGCCCGCGACAACGTACTGGCGGGCTCGATTGACCGGGTAAACCTGGAGCGGGCGATTGAAAGCCTGCCGCCGGGCTATCGGATTATTTTCGTTTTGCACGATATTGAAGGGTACGAACACAACGAGATTGCCGAAATGATGGGATGTTCGATCGGCAACAGCAAGTCTCAGCTCCACAAGGCGCGCATGAAGTTGCGCGACCTTCTCAAGACCAGCAGAGCCGAAAAGGCCGCCAAACGCGCTTGAGGAGGCACGACATGAGATGGGGGCAGGAGAACGGGGAGAGGATGTCATGACCTGCGCTGAGTTTCAAAGGGTATTACCGTACATCATCGAGACCGGGGGAAAGGCGGAGGAGGAAGAACACCTGCGCGATTGTCCGGTTTGTTCCGACTTGGTCAAAGACCTGAGGTACATCGCCGAACAAGCGAAGCTTTTGGTGCCCATGGAGGATCCCTCGCCCAAGGTGTGGGATGGCATCAAGAATTCGCTGGAGCGCGAGGGAATGATCCGGCCAGCCCGCGCTCGGGGGAGACTTCTAGGACCCCTAACCTGGATTGGCGCGCTGGGAGCGGTCATTCTGATTGCCTTCGCCATATTCCTGGTGGAGCGGAACCGGCAGCGCCAGCAAGCTTCGCTGGTAGAAGAAGCGCCGGCCGCCGCGCCGCAACCGGTTTCAATCAACACCATTGCCACCGAGCAGGACGACCAGCAACTCCTGGAACAGGTGACAGCGGTGCGTCCAACCAGCCGGCAGGCGTATGAAAACAATCTCAGGATCGTGAATGCCTCCATCGCTGACGCGAAGAAGACGCTGGCCGAAAACCCGAATGACCGGGACGCCCGGCAATCGTTAAGTGCGGCCTACGAGCAGAAGGCAATGATGTACGAGCTGGCGACGCAGTCCTTGCGGTAAGGTGCGATCGGTGGCCGCAAGAGAAGCGGTCAATCGGGAATGCAGTGCCCGCCGGCAGTTGGCGGGACTCACGATGAGACAGAGAACCTTACGCGCGGCGGTGGACCTGGCGGTCGTGATTGTTCTTGCGGCCGGGGCATCCGCTGCCGACAAGAAAGAATTCCGCTACAACGTGAACGCGGGCGCGAGCGTCACCGTGGTCAACGACTACGGCACGGTGCGGGTGCGCGCCGCGCAGCCAGGCGCCGTCGTGGCAACGGCTGTGCCCGGCTCTTCCAAGGTCGAGGTGGATGCCGCGCAAAGCGGGAACCGCGTGGAGTTGCGCACTCACTACCTGCAGCAGACCGGCGAAAGCGACGGGCGAGTGGATTACGAGATCCAGGTGCCTGCCGACGCCAATGTCATGGTCAGGACTGCCAGCGGGCCGGTGCAGGTGCAGGGCGTAAGCGGTGACGTAGTGGTGGACACCGACACCGGCAAAGTCGATGTTCTCAATTGCAATGCCCACGTGCGGGTGCGCACGGTCGGCGGCCCGATCACACTGGTGGACCTGAATGACGGTTTCGTGGAAGCGACTTCGGTTGGCGGCCAGGTGTCGTTGAATAATGTCACCGGAAAAAGCGTTTCCGTGAACACGACCGGGGGGCCGATCACCTACTCCGGGGATTTTGCCGGCGGAGGGGTTTATTCCCTCAGTACTCATTCCGGGAATATCGACCTGAAGCTGCCGGCGAGCGCCTCCGTCGATGTCACCGCGCGATCGGTGACCGGCGCTGTGGAAAACGATTTCCCGCTCACACCGCCGGTGCATCCCACCATGGCACTGGCGCAGGGAAAATCTTTGGCCGGCACGTCGAACTCAGGCGCTTCCTCGGTTCACCTTAGAACATTCAGTGGTAGAATCCGCGTGAAAAAACAGTAACCAGCAACTGGCAATCCGGCTGACGGCTGGGCGGACGCGTGCGTGTGACCGCAGAGCGGGAAGAACGGGCAAAATCGAAGTCCGCCGGGCGGATCGTGCTCGTAGGATTCATGGGCGCGGGCAAAACCACGGTGGGACGGCTTTTATCGCAAAAGGTACGATGGCGCTTCATCGACCTCGACGATGAGATCGTCCGGCGCGAGCAACGCAGCATTGCCGAGATTTTCCAGGTGCACGGAGAACAGTATTTTCGGCGACAGGAATCGGCGACCTTGAGCAGCGTACTGCAGAGTACCGCGCCGCCTTACGTTTTGGCCGTCGGGGGCGGCGCGTTCATCTATCCCGGCAATGCCGACTT
This window harbors:
- a CDS encoding ThiF family adenylyltransferase, with translation MSLTPEERYSRQVLFQGIGSEGQRLIGASQIVMVGCGATGSATAGLLARAGVGKIRIIDRDYVEPSNLQRQSLFDEADAAESLPKAIAATRKIAAFNSGVVVEGHVADLTPANIEDLLGGAQLILDGTDNFETRYLLNDYAVRERVPWIYAAAVGSYGVTMNVLPGETACLACMFPESPRGTFETCDTAGILNSAAATVAAIEATEALKFLAGARQAMRCTLLSFDLWRNQRSEISVQQARQDCRACGERNFIHLAGKGRPHITLCGRNSVQIHDHQRPIDFREISQRLQAHGTVRHNEFVLKFWRDPYELTLFPDGRAIIKGTTDTAIARSLYARFVGS
- a CDS encoding SurA N-terminal domain-containing protein yields the protein MLQVVVLAVMCAGIMAGEIIDRVVATVNGQPILQSDWEVAMRCEALLDQRPLQFTAESARATLDRLVDQELLRQQIRSFQLKPADEKQVHSRLQEIRKQIPGAASDEGWKAALGRYGLTQKEVEERVADQAEMLRFIDIRLRPTVHVDRRNITTYYNEKLLPELKEKGAPAVPLAEVSQQIEEILSQQLIDAQLAELLRDLRQQSDIHIESAILPAETARTTNQGAR
- a CDS encoding sigma-70 family RNA polymerase sigma factor is translated as MTQQKKTIASGLSEAEAIDRAKQGDAESFEGLYGLHKRRVYSLCLRMTGNTAEAEDLTQEAFLQLYRKIATFRGESAFSTWLHRLAVNVVLMHLRKKGLPEVSLEESLEPQQEDGPKKDIGARDNVLAGSIDRVNLERAIESLPPGYRIIFVLHDIEGYEHNEIAEMMGCSIGNSKSQLHKARMKLRDLLKTSRAEKAAKRA
- a CDS encoding POTRA domain-containing protein, which codes for MVLIREARELAPWRGAVGVFAVVLALVSARAQERAPVVGDPPARAPINASMVPALSAGSSYQGLKVSSIDFRGVTTDAAIMTNLRQLVSPNLDQPLDRQKLGRTVRALYATGLFADVQVEAQRKAQNEVSLVFIATENLFIGSITVFGAPRRPSANQLRDTSKLELGRLYTPAALEQAIQRMKSLLAENGYYHAEVTASEERHPESQQINIHFSVTPGRVARVGEVSVTGSPGMGDDEIRRISKLRPGDAVTAEHVTRALTRLRKQYSKNGRLEAQISVVDRRYHPDSNRLDYVFRIVRGPVVDISVSGAEITRGKLRRYVPVYEEHAVDDDLLNEGRRNLRDYLQTQGYFDAEVDFTRRDDPEKPQEVKVLYTVERGVKHELTNITIEGNKYFAASLIRERMAIQQASLLMRHGRFSQELLNRDVANVRDLYVANGFEQVKVTGGFQDDYRGQRGRMAVFINIVEGPQTLVSSLSITGNHAVTEDQLRPLLTTAEGQPYSETNVAQDRDSVLNYYFNHGFPDAVFTWAVKPVADNPTRQDVSYTIEEGPQVFVDRILASGLHYTKPGIVVRQYQLKPGESLSQLQLQDTQRRLYDLGVFNAVNMAVQNPDGQARNKDVFLQFEEARRWNFTYGLGIEVQSGAFGTRQIPTGTTGASPRVSFDVTRLNFAGRAHTISFSSHVGRLEQRALLSYDAPRFLATDYLRLTVSAFYDNSLDVRTFTSQRLGGSTQLEQVVSKATSLLYRFTYLRVRASDLVISPSLIPLFSQPVRVGMPSLTYIRDRRDDPIDTHNGNYNSFDTGVASGIFGSEAAFGRFLGSNTTYHPFHARRWVFARNLRIGVAEPFGDTVQVPLPERFFAGGGNSLRGFAINQAGPRDLTTGEPLGGNAMLVNSLELRTPTVTLPWIGSNMGFVIFHDAGNVFARTNDLAHSIFRWSQPHPDLCMQAATGKQCDFSYISHALGGGLRYRTPIGPVRLDFGYNLNPPFFPVYPDASNNFAPFRFQQSSHFNFFFSVGQTF
- the cyaB gene encoding class IV adenylate cyclase, with amino-acid sequence MRVINVEIKARCHHPDRVRNLLRSRQARFAGLDHQVDTYFCVREGRLKLREGNIENSLISYRRGNQATPKTSDVLLYAVKPDPGLKEILSRVFGVLAVVDKQREIYYVENIKFHIDTVEELGSFVEIEAAGDEQSDQASLLEQCRDYMRQFAVAEPDLIAESYSDMVLMLKRKGA
- a CDS encoding MFS transporter encodes the protein MSDSTAHPANLNPSSVVTKPEPSRFYRWAVLAIISVAMFGNYYVYDCIAPVADLLATQLHFSDSAIGLLQAIYSIPNVFMVLVGGILVDKLGLRKSTFIFGALCTLGAAVTVTSPQLHVMAAGRLIFGLGAESLIVAITTGVAKWFRGKELSFAFGINLMIARFGSWLAQNSPTWAKGAYTNWRSPLLIAVAFGALCTIGPLIYWVMEVYAEKNYSLGRAGETDKVDLKEFSRDWKRRDPVWIVLVLALIAVAVYPKHDWTYFFWAVVTVVGTRLLITSRRMFGISYLYIVLLCITFYSAIFPFETFAIKFFIDAHHTSRELGGFLVSILTLFTMFGTPAFGLMADKIGRRTLLMITGSFLLIPVYLMMAYTSISLYVPMAMMGVAFSLVPAILWPSVAYIVPQAKLGTAYGLMTMIQNIGLAGFNLMIGWANDHSHAGADNPHGYAMGMWIFSALGFFAVFFSWLLRRNEMGPNAHGLETITAKSS
- a CDS encoding DUF4097 family beta strand repeat-containing protein, encoding MRQRTLRAAVDLAVVIVLAAGASAADKKEFRYNVNAGASVTVVNDYGTVRVRAAQPGAVVATAVPGSSKVEVDAAQSGNRVELRTHYLQQTGESDGRVDYEIQVPADANVMVRTASGPVQVQGVSGDVVVDTDTGKVDVLNCNAHVRVRTVGGPITLVDLNDGFVEATSVGGQVSLNNVTGKSVSVNTTGGPITYSGDFAGGGVYSLSTHSGNIDLKLPASASVDVTARSVTGAVENDFPLTPPVHPTMALAQGKSLAGTSNSGASSVHLRTFSGRIRVKKQ
- a CDS encoding shikimate kinase, with translation MRVTAEREERAKSKSAGRIVLVGFMGAGKTTVGRLLSQKVRWRFIDLDDEIVRREQRSIAEIFQVHGEQYFRRQESATLSSVLQSTAPPYVLAVGGGAFIYPGNADLLRQPGIRTIFLDAPVEELRQRCAAGGAERPLARDANLFRQLYEARRGSYMTAELRVETGGRTPQQVVEHIVNSVFQGSVGGME